A single window of Ictalurus furcatus strain D&B chromosome 3, Billie_1.0, whole genome shotgun sequence DNA harbors:
- the htt gene encoding huntingtin isoform X2: MATMEKLMKAFESLKSFQQQQQGPLSAEELVQKQKKDLATTKKDRVTHCLTICENIVAQSLRTSPEFQKLLGIAMEMFLLCSDDKESDVRMVADECLNKIIKALMDSNLPRLQLELYKEIKKNGASRSLRAALWRFAELAHLVRPQKCRPYLVNLLPCLTRIAKRQEEMVQETLSSSIPKIMAALGNFANDTEIKVLLKAFVANLKSSSPTIRRTAASSAVSVCQHSRRANYFYTWLLNVLLSLVVPVDEEHSSHLILGVLLTLRYLMPLLQQQDASTSLKGSFGVMRKEADVSPTPEQLIQVYELTLHYTQHRDHNVVTASLELLQQLFRTPAPELLNTLIIPGKITHTRVFREEMESRARSGSIVEFIGKLLSGEEEGLEDDPEKAEVTTGSFTASVGGESSSDAPSSSGVSSLSQADIITEQPRSSQHTLQPGDSVELSASSEQGGGPETPDEEDEDMLSRSSSSAIRAVGATADLHSETNPSVGAGSSSPPSDSSQTTTEGPDSAVTPSDCAELVLDGSESQYSGMQIGTLQDEEEEGVAPVPDEAPESFAHSVLALSKPHLLEGKGHNRQASDSSVDRFIPKDEVPEPVDLDNKLSRIKGDIGHYTDPAEAPLSHCVRLLSASFLLSGQRNGLVPDKEVRVSVKALAVSCVGAAAALLPETFFNRLYLEPLDGQQTDAQQYISDILQYIEHGDPQIRGATAILSGALIQAILLKTRFSTELWLARVHSTTGNKVSLEDIVPLLQRSLKDESSVTCKMACSAVRHCIMALCSSSLSELGLQLLIDLLTLRDCSYWLVRNELLETLAEVDFRLVCFLERKTEKLHRGEHHYTRLLRLQDRVIKDVVIYLLGDDDPRVRHVAASIVTRLVSRLFYDCDQAQADPVVAIARDQSSVYLQLLMHETQPPSQFTVSTITRTYRGYSLSPGVSDVTVENNLSRVITAISHALTSSTSRALTFGCCEALCLLSFTFPVCTWSTGWHCGFVSSPVFHFGRSSQSRSQARSYSLSQSQSGSSEDGRRSLIVGVASMVLSLLSSAWFPLDLSAHQDALMLAGNLLAAAAPKCMKSPWAGEEESSSAPSKQEEVWPALSDRSLVAMAEQLFSHLLKVLNICAHVLEDTSPGPVVKATLPSLTNTPSLSPIRRKGKEKDTTEPSTTPMSPKKGGETNAGRPTDSTGTAPASKSTSVGSFYHLPPYLKLYDVLKATHANYKVTLDLHNNSEKFGSFLRSALDVLSQLLELATLHDIGKCVEEILGYLKSCFLREPTLATVCVQQLLKTLFGTNLASQYDGTSSHPCRSQGKALRLGSSSLRPGLYHYCFMAPYTHFTQALADASLRNMVQAEHEQDASGWFDVMQKVSNQLRSSITNVTRHRGDKNAIHNHIRLFEPLVIKALKQYTTSTCVALQKQVLDLLAQLVQLRVNYCLLDSDQVFIGFVLKQFEYIEVGQFRDSEAIIPNIFFFLVLLSYERYHSKQIISIPKIIQLCDGIMASGRKAVTHAIPALQPIVHDLFVLRGSNKADAGKELETQKEVVVSMLLRLIQHHQVLEMFILVLQQCHKENEDKWKRLSRQIADIILPMIGKQQMHLDSPEALGVLNTLFETVAPSSLRPVDMLLKSMFVTPSTMVSVGTVQLWVSGILAILRVLISQSTEDIILCRVQELCLSPYLLSCSAICLLHNNDSSSPTAPPAADVETNGDPQRFLPEETFARFLLQLVGVLLDEISSKQVKVDMTEHQHTFYCQQLGTLLMCLIHIFKSGMFRRITAAGSRLLKVEGAEGANFYTLEGLNGLVVQLITTHPSLVLLWCQVLLIINYTNYTWWSEVHQTPRRHSLSSTKLLSPHSSGEDEEQRPEGKQAMCNREIVRRGALILFCDYVCQNLHDSEHLTWLTVNHVRDLISLSHEPPVQDFISAVHRNSAASGLFIQAIQSRCDNVSTPVMLKKTLQCLEGIHLSQSGALLMLYVDKLLSTPFRVLARMVDTLACRRVEMLLAETLQNSIAQLPVEELDRIQQYLQTSGLAQRHQRFYSLLDRFRATVAEETTSPSPPITSHPLDGNPPPGPESVTASKDWYVALVKSQCCLRGEAYLYETTDLLTKLPQSDLNAVMSCKDFNLCLLAPCLSVGLQRLWRNQGVVLFETTLQVIFEHLSSITALLPSPHQPLLLSSQPNTDSTYWNALSGVYGEAGFYQKVMSVCSALSRYLMSLPKLPSALQIPPATEHLITSFTTLVIELVTWRLLQDRLPFSIDVQMSVSCLCLALQQPSVWTDFASRTYLTHTCSVIHCVHLLIYAVTVGPGDQLVRPERKTHADRDSEEDQVDSAKGNLCEQQCCEIMAELVESLQSVLAVGHHRNSNIPAFLTPTLRNVIISLARLPLVNSYTRIPPLVWKLGWSPRRGGEFGTALPEIPVEFLQEKDVFREFLYRINVLGWSSRTQFEETWATLLGVLVTQPITIDQEEETPQEEDLERTQINVLAVQAITSLVLSAMTLPTAGNPAVSCLEQQPRNKSLKALDTRFGRKLRAIRGVVEREIQAMVSKRDNIATHFPYQVWDPVPSLSSSSAGTLISHEKLLLQINTEREMGNMDYKLGQVSIHSVWLGNNITPLREEEWGDDEEDEADAPATASPPTSPINSRKHRAGVDIHSCSQFLLELYSQWILPGSPSSRKTPVVLISEVVRSLLAVSDLFTERNQFDMMFSTLMELQKVHPPEDEILNQYLVPAICKAAAVLGMDKVTAEPVCRLLESSLRSTHLPSRIGALHGVLYVLECDLLDDTARQLIPTVSEYVLSNLRAIAQCVNLQNQQHVLVMCAVAFYMMENYPMDVGPEFNAGVVQVCGIMLSASEEATPSVIYHCALRGLERLLLSEQLSRVDAETLVKLSVDRVNMPSPHRAMAALGLMLTCMYTGKERGSPGLPIDTDPTAPDSESVIVAMERVSVLFDRIRKGFPCEARVVSRILPQFLDDFFPPQDVMNKVIGEFLSNQQPYPQFMATVVYKVFQTLHATGQSSMVRDWVLLSLSNFTQRTPVAMAMWSLSCFFVSASTSQWISALLPHVISRMGKADTVDISLFCLVAMDFYRHQIDEELDRRSFQSVFEMVASPGSPYYQLLCCLQSIHQDTPL; the protein is encoded by the exons atggccaCTATGGAGAAATTAATGAAAGCCTTCGAGTCACTCAAATCATTCCAGCAGCAACAGCAAGGCCCGCTGTCTGCAGAGGAACTTGTCCAGAAACA GAAAAAAGATCTCGCGACGACCAAAAAGGATCGAGTGACTCATTGTTTGACGATATGCGAGAATATCGTAGCACAGTCTCTGAG GACTTCCCCAGAGTTCCAGAAACTTCTGGGAATTGCCATGGAAATGTTCCTGCTGTGCAGCGATGACAAGGAGTCCGACGTCAGGATGGTTGCAGACGAATGCCTGAACAAAATCATTAAA GCATTGATGGATTCCAACTTGCCTCGATTGCAGCTCGAGctttataaagaaattaaaaag AATGGTGCCTCTCGGAGCCTGCGGGCAGCGCTGTGGAGGTTTGCTGAGCTCGCTCATCTTGTGCGTCCGCAGAAATGCAG GCCGTATCTCGTGAACCTGCTACCCTGCCTGACACGGATCGCTAAGCGACAGGAGGAGATGGTGCAGGAGACTCTGTCCTCCTCCATCCCCAAAATCATGGCAGCCCTGGGGAACTTTGCCAACGACACAGAGATCAAG GTGCTTCTGAAAGCCTTCGTGGCAAATCTGAAGTCCAGCTCTCCCACTATTCGGCGCACAGCGGCCAGTTCGGCTGTCAGTGTTTGTCAGCACTCGCGCAGAGCCAACTACTTCTACACTTGGCTCCTTAACGTGCTGCTAa GTCTGGTGGTGCCAGTGGATGAGGAACACTCGAGCCACCTGATTCTGGGTGTGTTATTAACCCTGCGCTACCTGATGCCCCTGTTGCAGCAGCAGGACGCAAGCACCAGCCTGAAAGGCAGCTTCGGTGTCATGCGAAAAGAAGCCGACGTGTCCCCCACACCTGAACAGCTCATCCAG GTCTATGAGCTGACGCTACACTACACACAGCACCGTGATCATAACGTGGTAACCGCCTCTCTGGAGCTTCTGCAACAGCTGTTCCGTACTCCAGCTCCTGAGCTCCTAAACACACTAATAATTCCtggcaaaatcacacacacccgTGTGTTcagagaggagatggagagccGCGCGCGCAGCGGGAGCATCGTCGAGTTCATCG GTAAACTCCTGTCAGGGGAAGAGGAGGGTCTGGAGGATGATCCTGAGAAGGCAGAGGTCACGACAGGCTCCTTTACAG CCTCAGTGGGAGGGGAAAGCTCCAGCGATGCCCCCTCCTCGTCAGGCGTGTCGTCCCTCAGCCAGGCCGACATCATCACAGAGCAGCCGCGTTCTTCCCAGCATACCCTGCAGCCAGGCGACTCTGTAGAACTGAGCGCATCATCAGAACAAGGGGGTGGACCTGAAACACCTGACGAGGAAGACGAAGACATGCTGAGTCGCAGCTCGAGCAGCGCCATCAGGGCTGTGGGCGCCACTGCCGATTTGCACTCAGAGACCAATCCTTCAGTGGGGGCGGGGTCATCTTCACCTCCTAGCGACAGCTCCCAGACAACCACAGAGGGGCCCGATTCGGCCGTGACTCCCTCAGACTGCGCCGAGCTC gtgttggATGGCAGTGAGAGTCAGTACTCAGGGATGCAGATAGGCACTCTgcaggatgaggaagaggagggagTGGCTCCTGTCCCTGATGAAGCTCCAGAGTCATTTGCTCACTCTGTGCTGG CACTGAGTAAGCCTCACCTACTGGAGGGTAAAGGCCACAACAGACAAGCTTCTGATAGCAGCGTGGATCGCTTTATACCAAAGGATGAGGTTCCGGAGCCAGTGGACCTTGATAACAAG CTGTCTAGGATTAAAGGGGACATCGGACACTACACTGATCCGGCAGAGGCCCCGCTGTCGCACTGTGTGCGGCTGCTGTCTGCCTCCTTCCTGCTCTCCGGCCAAAGAAACG GGCTGGTTCCTGATAAGGAGGTCCGTGTGAGCGTGAAGGCTTTAGCTGTCAGTTGTGtaggagcagcagcagcgcTTCTCCCTGAAACGTTTTTTAACAGACTCTACCTGGAGCCCCTGGATGGACAGCAGACTGATG CGCAGCAGTACATCAGTGACATCCTGCAGTACATTGAGCACGGGGATCCTCAGATTAGGGGAGCTACAGCCATACTGAGTGGAGCTTTGATCCAAGCCATCCTGCTCAAGACTCGCTTCAGCACGGAGTTGTGGCTCGCACGTGTCCACAGCACCACTG GAAACAAAGTGTCTCTGGAAGACATCGTACCCTTACTACAGCGCAGTCTGAAGGACGAGTCCTCAGTGACGTGTAAGATGGCCTGTTCAGCTGTGAGG cactgtatcatggctctGTGCAGCAGCAGTCTCAGTGAGCTGGGTCTGCAGCTCCTCATTGACCTCTTGACCCTGAGGGATTGCTCTTATTGGCTGGTCCGTAATGAGCTTCTAGAAACCCTGGCAGAAGTGGACTTTCG GTTAGTGTGCTTTCTAGAGAGGAAAACGGAGAAGTTGCACAGAGGAGAGCATCACTACACCAGG TTGTTGCGTCTGCAGGACAGAGTAATAAAGGACGTAGTGATTTACCTTCTTGGTGACGATGATCCGCGTGTACGACATGTTGCGGCTTCTATTGTTACCAG ATTGGTCTCTAGGTTGTTCTATGATTGTGACCAGGCTCAGGCAGATCCAGTGGTGGCTATTGCACGTGATCAGAGCAGCGTCTATTTGCAGCTTCTGATGCACGAGACGCAGCCGCCGTCTCAGTTTACCGTCAGCACCATCACACG GACATATCGAGGTTACAGTCTGTCACCGGGCGTGTCCGACGTTACAGTGGAGAACAACCTTTCTCGAGTCATCACCGCCATCTCTCACGCACTTACCTCCTCCACTTCTAGAGCTCTGACT TTCGGCTGCTGCGAGGCACTGTGTCTGCTATCCTTCACTTTCCCAGTGTGCACCTGGAGCACAGGGTGGCATTGCGGCTTTGTCAGCTCTCCTGTGTTCCACTTTGGCCGATCCAGCCAGTCCCGCAGCCAAGCACGCTCCTACAG TCTATCTCAGAGCCAGAGTGGCAGCAGCGAAGACGGCCGTAGGTCATTGATTGTCGGTGTGGCCAGCATGGTACTGTCGCTCCTCTCCTCCGCCTGGTTCCCACTGGACCTCTCTGCTCATCAGGATGCCTTGATGCTGGCTGGAAACCTGCTTGCTG CTGCTGCACCAAAGTGCATGAAAAGCCCATGGGCTGGTGAGGAAGAGTCCAGCTCTGCTCCCTCCAAACAGGAAGAGGTGTGGCCTGCTCTGAGTGACCGTTCCCTAGTTGCTATGGCGGAGCAGTTGTTTTCACACTTGCTGAAGGTCCTCAACATCTGTGCACATGTCCTGGAGGACACGTCCCCAGGCCCTGTGGTGAAG gCTACATTGCCATCGCTGACCAACACTCCATCTCTAAGTCCAATCAGGCGAAAGGGCAAAGAGAAGGACACAACTGAACCCAGCACCACTCCCATGAGCCCAAAGAAAGGAGGAGAGACCAATGCAG GCAGACCAACGGACAGCACTGGCACAGCTCCAGCAAGCAAATCCACCTCTGTGGGCAGCTTTTATCACCTGCCTCCTTATCTGAAGCTTTACGACGTGCTCAAAGCTACTCACGCCAACTACAAA GTAACTCTCGACCTCCACAACAACAGTGAAAAATTTGGCAGCTTCCTGCGGTCTGCGCTCGATGTTCTGTCCCAGCTGTTGGAGCTGGCCACCCTGCACGACATCGGCAAA TGTGTGGAGGAAATCCTGGGTTATCTGAAGTCCTGTTTCTTACGGGAACCCACTCTCGCAACAGTGTGTGTCCAACAG CTGCTTAAGACCCTGTTTGGAACTAACCTAGCCTCCCAGTACGATGGAACCTCCTCGCACCCGTGCCGCTCTCAGGGGAAGGCCCTCCGTCTGGGCTCGTCCAGCCTGCGACCAGGCCTCTATCATTATTGCTTCATGGCACCGTATACACACTTCACCCAGGCTCTCGCAGACGCCAGTTTAAGGAACATGGTGCAAGCTGAACACGAGCAAGACGCATCAGG GTGGTTTGATGTCATGCAGAAAGTGTCCAATCAGCTGAGGTCAAGCATCACTAATGTGACACGTCATCGAGGAGACAAG AATGCCATCCACAATCACATCCGTCTGTTTGAGCCGCTGGTGATCAAAGCACTGAAGCAGTACACCACTAGCACCTGTGTGGCCCTGCAGAAGCAAGTGCTGGACCTGCTCGCTCAACTAGTGCAGCTCCGTGTCAACTACTGCCTGCTCGATTCTGACCAG gtgttcaTTGGTTTTGTGCTGAAGCAGTTTGAATACATTGAGGTGGGGCAGTTCAG GGATTCCGAGGCAATCATTCCcaatattttcttctttctggtGCTGCTGTCCTATGAGCGTTATCACTCCAAACAGATTATCAGCATTCCAAAGATTATTCAGCTGTGTGACGGCATCATGGCTAGCGGCAGAAAAGCGGTAACTCACG CAATCCCTGCCCTGCAGCCCATCGTGCATGATCTTTTTGTGCTGCGAGGCTCCAATAAGGCTGATGCAGGCAAAGAGCTGGAGACTCAGAAAGAGGTGGTGGTGTCCATGCTGCTGCGCCTTATACAGCATCATCAG GTGTTAGAGATGTTCATCCTGGTCCTGCAGCAATGTCATAAGGAGAACGAAGATAAATGGAAGAGACTGTCACGGCAGATTGCAGACATAATCCTGCCCATGATTGGTAAACAGCAG ATGCACCTAGATTCTCCTGAAGCATTGGGAGTGCTGAACACACTCTTTGAGACGGTGGCACCATCTTCACTGAGGCCGGTGGACATGCTGCTAAAGAGCATGTTCGTCACACCTTCTACAATG GTGTCAGTTGGCACTGTGCAGTTGTGGGTGTCTGGGATTCTTGCCATCTTGCGTGTGTTGATCTCCCAGTCAACAGAGGACATCATTCTTTGTCGCGTCCAGGAGTTGTGTCTGTCTCCATACCTTCTGTCCTGCTCCGCCATCTGCCTTCTCCACAACAATGATTCTTCTTCTCCAACTGCACCACCCGCTGCTGATGTAGAGACCAATGGAGATCCACAGCGCTTCCTGCCTGAAGAGACATTCGCCAG ATTCCTTCTGCAGTTGGTAGGTGTGTTGTTGGATGAAATCTCTAGTAAGCAGGTAAAAGTGGATATGACTGAGCACCAACACACATTCTACTGCCAGCAGCTGGGCACACTCCTTATGTGTCTCATCCACATCTTCAAATCAG GAATGTTCCGACGCATCACGGCTGCAGGCAGCCGGCTGTTGAAGGTGGAGGGGGCTGAGGGGGCAAATTTCTACACGCTGGAAGGGCTGAACGGCCTGGTGGTGCAGCTCATcaccacacacccctcactggTGCTGCTCTGGTGCCAGGTGCTCCTTATCATCAACTACACTAACTACACCTGGTGGTCCGAAGTGCACCAAACCCCCAG GAGGCACAGTTTATCCAGCACCAAGTTGCTGAGCCCTCACTCGTCTGGAGAGGATGAGGAGCAGAGGCCCGAGGGAAAGCAGGCCATGTGTAACCGAGAGATCGTACGCCGAGGAGCGCTTATTCTCTTCTGTGACTATGTG TGTCAGAACCTGCATGATTCGGAGCATCTGACCTGGCTGACTGTGAACCATGTGAGGGATTTGATCAGCCTGTCGCACGAACCGCCCGTGCAGGACTTCATCAGTGCAGTGCACCGCAATTCTGCGGCCAGCGGCCTCTTCATTCAGGCCATACAGTCACGCTGTGACAATGTCTCTACT CCGGTGATGCTGAAGAAGACTCTGCAGTGTCTGGAGGGAATTCACTTGAGTCAGTCTGGAGCTCTGCTCATGCTTTATGTGGACAAGTTGTTGAGCACACCCTTCCGTGTGCTGGCACGCATGGTGGACACACTTGCCTGCAGACGAGTGGAAATGCTGCTCGCTGAGACTttacag AATAGCATAGCTCAGCTGCCAGTAGAGGAGCTGGACAGGATCCAACAGTACCTCCAGACCAGCGGCCTAGCTCAGAG gCATCAGAGGTTCTACTCCCTGTTGGACAGGTTTAGAGCCACCGTTGCAGAGGAAACCACAAGCCCCTCCCCTCCCATCACATCACACCCGCTGGACGGGAATCCGCCCCCTGGCCCAGAGAGTGTCACAGCCAGTAAG GATTGGTATGTTGCTCTGGTGAAATCCCAGTGCTGTTTGAGAGGTGAAGCATATCTGTATGAGACAACTGATCTGCTAACCAAACTACCCCAGTCCGACTTAAACGCCGTCATGTCCTGCAAG gaTTTTAACCTGTGTCTGCTGGCTCCATGTTTGAGTGTTGGCCTGCAGAGGCTGTGGAGAAATCAGGGAGTGGTTCTGTTTGAGACCACCCTCCAGGTGATTTTCGAGCATTTGTCCAGCATTACAGCGCTGCTCCCCTCACCTCATCAACCGCTCCTCCTGTCCTCGCAACCCAACACGGACTCTACTTACTGGAACGCACTTAGTGGTGTATATG GTGAGGCCGGATTTTACCAGaaagtgatgagtgtgtgtagtgcattGAGTCGGTATCTGATGTCTCTCCCCAAACTGCCCTCGGCGCTGCAGATCCCTCCTGCCACTGAGCACCTGATCACCTCCTTCACCACCCTGGTCATAgag CTGGTGACATGGCGTCTGCTACAGGACCGGTTACCTTTCAGTATAGATGTGCAGATGAGCGTGTCCTGCCTGTGTTTGGCTCTGCAGCAGCCATCAGTGTGGACAGACTTTGCCTCTCGAACCTACCTCACGCACACCTGCTCCGTCATCCACTGTGTCCACCTGTTAATCTACGCAG TCACAGTTGGTCCAGGTGATCAACTAGTAAGGCCTGAGAGAAAGACGCACGCTGACCGCGATTCTGAGGAGGACCAGGTGGATTCGGCGAAAGGCA acctGTGTGAGCAGCAGTGTTGTGAGATCATGGCTGAGCTAGTGGAAAGCCTGCAGAGTGTTTTGGCTGTTGGTCACCACAGAAACAGCAATATCCCAGCATTCCTCACTCCTACCCTTAGGAATGTCATCATCAGTCTGGCCAGGCTGCCCCTTGTCAACAGCTACACACGCATCCCACCACTG gtCTGGAAGCTAGGCTGGTCCCCCAGACGTGGTGGGGAGTTTGGCACAGCACTGCCTGAGATTCCTGTCGAGTTCCTGCAAGAGAAAGACGTCTTCAGAGAATTCCTCTACCGCATTAATGTCCTCG GCTGGAGCAGTAGGACCCAGTTTGAGGAGACTTGGGCCACTCTGTTAGGGGTGCTGGTCACCCAACCGATCACGATCGATCAAGAGGAGGAGACTCCGCAAGAG GAGGATCTGGAGCGGACGCAGATAAACGTGTTGGCGGTGCAGGCCATCACCTCCCTGGTGCTGAGCGCCATGACTCTGCCGACAGCCGGGAACCCTGCAGTCAGCTGCCTGGAACAGCAGCCACGCAACAAGAGCCTCAAAGCATTAGACACCAG gtttgGGCGTAAGCTGAGGGCAATCAGAGGTGTAGTGGAGAGGGAGATTCAGGCCATGGTGTCCAAGAGAGACAATATAGCCACACACTTCCCTTACCAAGTCTGGGACCCGGTGCCATCGCTGTCATCTTCATCTGCAG GCACTTTAATCAGTCATGAGAAACTCCTCCTGCAGATTAACACCGAGAGAGAAATGGGCAACATGGATTATAAACTAGGCCAG GTGTCGATACACTCCGTGTGGTTGGGGAATAATATCACTCCTCTGAGGGAGGAAGAGTGGggtgatgatgaggaagatgaagcTGATGCTCCTGCAACCGCCTCACCTCCGACATCTCCTATTAACTCCAG GAAGCACCGAGCTGGGGTTGACATCCACTCCTGCTCCCAGTTTCTCCTGGAGCTCTATAGCCAGTGGATCCTCCCTGGCAGCCCCAGCAGCAGAAAAACTCCAGTGGTGCTTATAAGTGAGGTGGTGAGATCG CTGTTGGCGGTGTCTGATCTGTTCACGGAACGGAATCAGTTTGATATGATGTTTTCCACTCTGATGGAGCTGCAAAAGGTTCACCCTCCAGAGGATGAGATCCTCAACCAATACCTCGTCCCTGCTATCTGCAAAGCAGCTGCTGTGCTGGgcatg gataAGGTGACAGCAGAGCCTGTGTGTCGGCTGTTGGAGTCGTCACTGAGGAGCACTCATCTCCCCAGTCGAATTGGAGCGCTGCATGGAGTGCTGTATGTGCTGGAGTGTGATCTACTGGACGACACGGCACGCCAACTCATACCCACTGTCAGCGAATATGTACTGTCTAATCTTCGGGCCATTGCCCA atgtGTGAACCTGCAAAATCAGCAGCATGTGTTAGTAATGTGTGCTGTGGCATTCTACATGATGGAAAACTACCCAATGGATGTCGGGCCAGAGTTTAACGCAGGGGTCGTCCAG GTGTGTGGCATAATGCTGTCAGCCAGCGAGGAGGCCACTCCATCTGTAATCTACCACTGTGCACTGCGAGGCCTGGAGCGATTGCTTCTGTCTGAGCAGCTGTCACGCGTGGACGCGGAGACGCTAGTGAAGCTGAGCGTGGATCGCGTGAACATGCCGAGCCCGCACCGCGCCATGGCCGCCCTGGGTCTCATGCTCACCTGCATGTACACAG ggaaggagagagggagtcCTGGTCTGCCAATCGACACAGACCCCACAGCTCCCGATAGCGAGTCTGTTATTGTTGCCATGGAGCGCGTCTCGGTTCTTTTTGACAG